In Nitratiruptor sp. YY09-18, a single window of DNA contains:
- the ribD gene encoding bifunctional diaminohydroxyphosphoribosylaminopyrimidine deaminase/5-amino-6-(5-phosphoribosylamino)uracil reductase RibD gives MVAFDSLVMELCLHEAWKYQGLTYPNPAVGAAVVKNGKILSIAAHQKAGSPHAEVLAARDAYYALTQDENIFSIEGSLHLHNYLQKHAGSLFCDAELYVTLEPCYHYGKTPPCTFLIKDLGFKRVVISVMDPNPKATGGAAYLKSKGVEVVVGIKEKEGRDLLEPFILWSKKRFIFFKLAQTFNGNITDGLISNIKAREYVHALRDKIDLLVIGGNTVRIDKPILDSRLVGGKAPDILIYSKKQKFNKKIPLFDVPERKVYIESDLERVNDYKFIMIEGGEGMLKATRRLADWYLFFVAPRLSDLSSYKINKKLTFLHQRTIDGDLMIWSRNG, from the coding sequence ATGGTAGCATTTGATTCACTTGTTATGGAGCTTTGTCTCCATGAGGCTTGGAAATATCAAGGACTTACATATCCAAATCCTGCAGTCGGTGCTGCAGTAGTCAAAAATGGAAAGATTTTAAGCATTGCAGCCCACCAAAAAGCTGGAAGTCCCCATGCTGAAGTATTAGCTGCAAGAGATGCATACTATGCCCTCACCCAAGATGAAAATATCTTCTCAATCGAAGGCTCTTTGCATCTGCATAACTATTTGCAAAAGCATGCAGGCTCACTCTTTTGCGATGCAGAACTCTATGTGACACTTGAGCCCTGCTATCACTATGGTAAAACTCCACCTTGCACATTTTTGATAAAAGATCTAGGCTTTAAAAGAGTAGTCATCTCAGTCATGGATCCCAATCCTAAAGCAACAGGTGGTGCTGCATATTTAAAAAGTAAAGGTGTAGAGGTAGTTGTAGGTATCAAAGAAAAAGAGGGGAGAGATCTTCTAGAGCCATTTATCTTATGGAGCAAGAAGCGCTTTATCTTTTTCAAACTTGCACAGACTTTCAATGGAAATATCACTGATGGCCTCATTTCCAATATCAAAGCGCGTGAATATGTGCATGCTTTGCGTGATAAAATCGATCTGCTTGTTATTGGTGGCAACACTGTGCGCATAGATAAGCCAATACTTGATAGTAGACTCGTAGGAGGAAAAGCCCCAGATATATTAATCTATTCAAAAAAGCAAAAATTTAATAAAAAGATTCCTCTCTTTGACGTACCAGAGCGCAAAGTCTATATAGAATCGGACTTAGAGAGAGTGAATGATTATAAATTTATTATGATTGAGGGCGGGGAGGGTATGCTCAAAGCCACAAGGAGACTTGCTGATTGGTATCTTTTTTTTGTTGCTCCAAGGCTCAGCGATCTTTCTAGTTATAAAATCAACAAAAAACTCACCTTCCTCCATCAGCGCACTATCGATGGAGACTTGATGATCTGGAGTAGGAATGGATAA
- the ubiE gene encoding bifunctional demethylmenaquinone methyltransferase/2-methoxy-6-polyprenyl-1,4-benzoquinol methylase UbiE gives MDKQKKIVHMFDDIAKSYDVANRVLSFGSDIAWRKRACDLAFGFYDKDEVTQITDVACGTGDMLGFWEKIAQKRGIKVNTYLGIDPSQGMLEVAKEKFPHFSYLQAFAQNLPLEDEVSDFVSITYGIRNVVERQKALDEFARILKPGGILVILEFTKREKQTFMDNVVEFYMKKVLPAVGGFVSGNRAAYEYLPNSIDNFLTTEQLIRELQEAGFAMEYTKAFSFGISTLFIAKKRS, from the coding sequence ATGGATAAGCAAAAGAAAATTGTACATATGTTTGATGATATAGCCAAAAGCTATGACGTCGCAAATAGGGTGCTTAGCTTTGGAAGCGATATTGCCTGGCGTAAAAGAGCGTGTGATCTTGCTTTTGGCTTCTATGACAAAGATGAAGTGACTCAAATTACAGATGTTGCCTGTGGCACCGGAGATATGCTCGGGTTTTGGGAGAAGATTGCTCAAAAAAGAGGCATAAAAGTCAATACCTATCTTGGCATCGATCCATCACAAGGAATGCTAGAAGTTGCCAAAGAGAAGTTTCCCCACTTTTCCTATCTGCAAGCTTTTGCACAAAATCTTCCCCTAGAAGATGAGGTGAGCGATTTTGTCAGTATCACTTATGGTATTCGCAATGTCGTAGAACGCCAAAAGGCACTTGATGAGTTTGCCCGCATACTCAAACCTGGCGGCATATTAGTTATCTTAGAGTTTACAAAAAGAGAAAAACAGACTTTCATGGATAACGTGGTAGAGTTTTATATGAAAAAGGTGCTTCCTGCTGTTGGAGGATTTGTCTCTGGAAATAGGGCTGCTTATGAGTATCTGCCAAACTCAATCGATAACTTTTTAACTACAGAGCAGCTTATTCGAGAACTCCAAGAGGCTGGTTTTGCTATGGAGTATACAAAAGCTTTCTCTTTTGGAATATCTACACTCTTTATTGCCAAAAAACGCTCATGA
- the xseA gene encoding exodeoxyribonuclease VII large subunit, with the protein MNIITVSALNEQIKNLLESHFQIVYVEGEVSRPTYHTSGHLYFSLKDKESVIRCVMFRSSLAKVPFRVEDGQKLIVAGKIGVYKPRGEYQLYALELHPAGEGALQLAFEQLKKKLAAKGYFENKKPIPPFIRSVALVTSQTGAALQDMLRIINKRWPLLEVKIVDTLVQGKDAAPSIAQAIKVADSLGVDVIVVGRGGGSLEDLWCFNEEIVADAIYAAKTPIVSAVGHEIDYVISDFVADLRAPTPSAAMEMILPDRQEMLLAIDNLLESLEHRMQVILSAKEQELVHLARSFEQLSPQKRLQFLQNDIEALQKNLTQALFVHLQQKESLLPQLRLSFERAIDAQLHAYTSTLATLGQKLEMAMKAKELPPKSAQIVKNGKPVTLEEVASGDEVELQDLHYKALAKILQKDVL; encoded by the coding sequence ATGAACATCATCACAGTCTCAGCGCTCAATGAGCAGATCAAAAATCTTTTGGAGTCCCATTTCCAGATCGTTTATGTAGAAGGGGAGGTAAGTCGTCCTACATATCATACGAGTGGCCATCTCTACTTTAGTCTCAAAGACAAAGAGAGCGTTATTCGGTGTGTCATGTTTCGCAGCTCCCTAGCAAAGGTACCGTTTCGCGTAGAAGATGGACAAAAGCTCATTGTTGCTGGCAAGATTGGAGTCTATAAGCCAAGAGGCGAGTATCAGCTCTATGCACTTGAGCTCCATCCTGCAGGAGAGGGAGCTTTGCAGCTTGCATTTGAGCAGCTCAAAAAAAAGCTCGCGGCAAAGGGGTATTTTGAAAATAAAAAGCCGATTCCTCCATTTATCCGCTCAGTAGCGCTTGTCACATCCCAAACGGGAGCAGCACTGCAAGATATGCTGCGCATCATTAATAAACGCTGGCCACTTTTGGAAGTTAAGATTGTTGATACTTTGGTGCAGGGCAAAGATGCAGCCCCAAGTATCGCCCAGGCTATCAAGGTAGCAGATAGTCTGGGAGTCGATGTGATTGTAGTTGGGAGAGGTGGAGGGAGTTTGGAGGATCTTTGGTGTTTCAATGAAGAGATTGTTGCCGATGCAATCTATGCAGCCAAAACACCGATAGTCTCTGCAGTTGGGCATGAGATTGATTATGTTATCAGCGATTTTGTAGCAGATCTTCGCGCTCCAACTCCAAGTGCTGCTATGGAGATGATACTCCCAGATCGCCAGGAGATGCTTTTGGCAATTGACAATCTTTTAGAGAGTCTTGAGCATCGCATGCAAGTAATTCTCAGCGCAAAAGAGCAAGAACTAGTACACCTTGCGCGTTCATTCGAGCAGCTCTCACCGCAAAAGAGACTCCAATTTTTGCAAAACGATATTGAAGCTTTACAAAAGAATCTCACTCAAGCGCTTTTTGTACATTTGCAGCAAAAGGAGTCTTTACTACCGCAGCTGCGATTATCTTTTGAGAGGGCAATTGATGCACAACTCCACGCATATACCAGTACCCTTGCAACGTTAGGACAAAAGTTGGAGATGGCTATGAAGGCAAAAGAGCTGCCTCCAAAGAGTGCGCAAATTGTTAAAAATGGCAAGCCTGTAACTTTGGAAGAGGTAGCAAGTGGTGATGAAGTGGAGCTGCAGGATCTTCACTACAAAGCGCTAGCAAAAATTTTGCAAAAAGATGTGCTCTAA
- a CDS encoding gamma-glutamylcyclotransferase, with protein MCSKLFVYGTLKRGLCNHHYLQGAKFFGEATTTKAYPLIAPRIWYPYLIDAPGYGKKVKGELYKITPRILQQIDLLEEYPYYYNRKIIDIVDTQGRLHRAWCYFYNEDIVFTQWEYLEEFRG; from the coding sequence ATGTGCTCTAAACTCTTTGTCTATGGAACTCTCAAGAGAGGTCTGTGCAATCACCACTATCTACAAGGCGCCAAATTTTTTGGTGAGGCTACAACAACCAAAGCTTATCCTCTCATTGCTCCTCGTATCTGGTATCCTTACTTGATAGATGCTCCAGGATATGGCAAAAAAGTCAAAGGTGAGCTCTATAAGATAACACCAAGAATTTTGCAGCAGATCGATCTTTTGGAAGAGTATCCCTATTACTACAACCGTAAAATCATAGATATTGTTGATACACAAGGCAGGCTCCATAGAGCCTGGTGCTATTTTTATAATGAAGATATTGTTTTTACACAGTGGGAGTATTTAGAGGAGTTTCGGGGCTAA